AGCACCCCTTTGAGCGTATCGGCGAGCTGGATGCGGACCTGCTGCTGCTGGTGCGCCGGGAAGACGTCGACGATGCGGTCGACGGTCTGCGCGGAGTCGGAGGTGTGGAGCGTGGCGAAGCAGAGGTGCCCGGTCTCCGCCGCCGTCAGCGCCATCGAGATGGTCTCGAGGTCGCGCATCTCGCCGACCATGATGACGTCGGGGTCCTGGCGCAGGGCGTGGCGCAGGGCCTCCGAGAAAGAGTGGGTGTCGGTGCCCACCTCGCGCTGGCGGACGATGCTCCGCCGGTTGGCGTAGACGTACTCGATGGGGTCCTCGAGCGTGATGATGTGCTTGCGATAGCGCTGGTTGATGTACTCGAGCATGCAGGCGAGCGTCGTCGACTTCCCGCAGCCGGTCGGCCCCGTGACGAGCACGAGGCCGCGGGGGAGGTCGGCGAGCCCCATGGCGGTCGGCCCGAGCCCCAGGTACTCGGGGGTCGGGATGGCGGCGGGGATGACGCGGAAGACGGCCTCGACCATCCCCTTCTGCTGGAGCACGTTCATGCGGAAGCGCGCGAGCCCCGGGACCTGGATGGAGCAGTCGAGCTCCAGCTTCTCCTCGAAGCGCGCCCGCTGCTCGTCATAGAGCAGGGAGAGCACCATCTTCCGGCACTCCTCGGCGGCGATGACGGGGAGGCCCGGCACCGGGACGACCTCGCCGCGCGCGCGCGCCATCGGCGGGCAGCCGGCGCTCAGGTGCAGGTCGCTGGCCCCCATGCGCACCGCGGCGGACAGCACGTCGATCAATTCCATGGCGCTTTCCTCCCCAGCCGACAGTGTAGCCGGGCGGGCTCAAATCCCCCTCAAATGGGCTAGAATGAGCAAG
The window above is part of the Elusimicrobiota bacterium genome. Proteins encoded here:
- a CDS encoding type IV pilus twitching motility protein PilT; this translates as MELIDVLSAAVRMGASDLHLSAGCPPMARARGEVVPVPGLPVIAAEECRKMVLSLLYDEQRARFEEKLELDCSIQVPGLARFRMNVLQQKGMVEAVFRVIPAAIPTPEYLGLGPTAMGLADLPRGLVLVTGPTGCGKSTTLACMLEYINQRYRKHIITLEDPIEYVYANRRSIVRQREVGTDTHSFSEALRHALRQDPDVIMVGEMRDLETISMALTAAETGHLCFATLHTSDSAQTVDRIVDVFPAHQQQQVRIQLADTLKGVLSQVLLGRSDGRGMIAARELLLVTPAVSNLIREGKSHLIPNTIETCGRLGMFTLDKSLQEMVARGIVPLSEALSKAHDPQRLSGRPSAAPAPVGAGVRA